The Ignicoccus hospitalis KIN4/I genome includes the window CAAGGAGCCCTTGAGTATGGCAAGGCCTCCGAAGGGACTGTAGGGGTTATCCAAAGGCCTTATTACTTCTCTATCCAAGACTGCCGCGTCCTTAACGTTCTCCCAGACGGTCTTGCCGGTCACGGTCAAGGCGTCCTTGTGAATGAGACCGGCCTCCCCGAGCTCTTTTAGTACTGCCGGAATCCCCCCGGCTCTGTCCAAGTCCACTACGAAGTGTCTCCCGGAAGGCGATATGGAAGCTATGTGGGGCACCTTGCGGGATATTTCGTCGAACACTTCGAGGGGTAAGTCTATTCCGAGCTCGTACGCTAACGCTTCCAAGTGTAGCACGGAGTTGGTAGAGCCGCCCAACGCCATGTCCACGGCTATAGCGTTCTCTAATGCCTTCCTTGTCAGTATTTTGTCGGGAGTCAGTCCCTCTTCCACCATTTTTACTATTCTCATACCGGTAAGCTTGGCGTACCAGAGCCTCCTCGCCTCCACTGCTGGTACCGTGGACGCGCCCGGCAACATCAACCCCATGGCTTCCGAGAGCATATTCATCGTGTTTGCCGTGAAGAGGCCCGCGCAGCTGCCCGGGCCGGGGAGCGCGCTCTCCTCTAACTTCCTTAGTTCTTCCGTTCTTCCCTCCTTAATGAGGACGTTCATCCTCTCCATGAGGTCCTTGAAGTCTATCCGTTCCTTGCCGTATACGCCGGGCATCATGGGGCCGCCGTTGATCAGAATTACCGGGACCTCCAGCCTGGCCGCGGCCAACAAGAAGCCCGGAGTTATCTTGTCGCAGTTGGTCACCATAACTACGGCGTCCAGCCTGTGAGCTTCCACCATTATTTCGACAGTGTCTGCTATGACCTCCCTAGAAGGCAGCGAATACCTCATCCCCTCGTGACCCATTGCGATCCCGTCGCATACGGCGATGGTGCCGAACTCCAGCGGAGTGCCCCCTGCCATCCTTATCCCGGCCTTTACCGCCTCCGCTACCTTGTCCAAGTGGACGTGGCCGGGGACTATTTCGTTCCAAGAGTTCGCCACTCCTATTAGAGGCCTCCTCAGCTCTTCGTCAATTAGCCCAGAGGCCCTCCACAGAGCCCTATGAGGGGCGTACTCCGGCCTCAAGAAGACGTCGCTTCTCTTCAACTTCCGGGACCACTTCCACTCCCACGCGGAAGCTAAAACTCGTTCGTAGCGCGCTTAATGTCAAAAACCCAGCTGCGTTTTCCACACCGGGTAGCGACTTGAAGAGGACCGCGTTTTGGATTGTAATAGCAGCAATTGCCGCCTTGTTCGCGGCCCAACTCGATAGGGTGTTGGTATACAGCG containing:
- the ilvD gene encoding dihydroxy-acid dehydratase, with the translated sequence MKRSDVFLRPEYAPHRALWRASGLIDEELRRPLIGVANSWNEIVPGHVHLDKVAEAVKAGIRMAGGTPLEFGTIAVCDGIAMGHEGMRYSLPSREVIADTVEIMVEAHRLDAVVMVTNCDKITPGFLLAAARLEVPVILINGGPMMPGVYGKERIDFKDLMERMNVLIKEGRTEELRKLEESALPGPGSCAGLFTANTMNMLSEAMGLMLPGASTVPAVEARRLWYAKLTGMRIVKMVEEGLTPDKILTRKALENAIAVDMALGGSTNSVLHLEALAYELGIDLPLEVFDEISRKVPHIASISPSGRHFVVDLDRAGGIPAVLKELGEAGLIHKDALTVTGKTVWENVKDAAVLDREVIRPLDNPYSPFGGLAILKGSLAPNGAVVKASAVKRELWKFKGVARVFDREEDAVKAIRGGEIEPGTVIVIRYEGPRGGPGMREMLTATAAVMALGLGDKVALVTDGRFSGATRGPAIGHVSPEAAAGGPIALVQDGDEIVIDIEKRRLDLLVDEKELEERRARWKPKVKPLRRGILRRYAKMALSADKGGALEY